Below is a genomic region from Spirosoma radiotolerans.
CGGTTGCCACCATTCACCATTATGATGAACGGTGAAATAGTCCGTTCGGAAGGGGCGACCCTCATTGTTCAACCGTCGGCAACTTTGTCAGTACCGGGTAGCGCAACCCTCAATACAGTTGCGGTGGTACCCGAAGGAGCGGCATTTTTGTCACTTCGGGCGTCCAGGCAAGCCATTTATACAGGCGCCGAAGTTGGGCTAACCTTGTCTTTTTTTGTTGCGGATAATTATCCCTACGAACTTAGCTTTCACGCGCTCGATAAACAGTTGCAGACAATTGTTAAAAAAATTCGTCCCGCTAATTCGTGGGAGGAAAATGTGCCGATCAATGACTTGAAACCGATTCCAGTTGTTATACGCAAAAAGAAGTTTAGAGAGTACCGGATTTTTCAGTCTGTCTTCTTTCCATTGTCCAATCAATCCCTGCGCATTCCTGCCGTATCGCTTCAATTAAACCGTCGGCCAGTTATTGGTCCGCCATCCCCCCAGCCCGAGACCGCCGTATTTACCAGTCAGCCCCTTATTGTTAGTGTCAAGTCACTGCCGGTTCATCCCTTGCGGGGGCGCGTACCAGTCGGAACGTTTCGACTGGAAGAAGCCCTGGAGCGGCAGCATGTGGTTGCCGGGAAGAGTGTGCGCTACACGTTCTCTATTTCCGGCAAAGGTAATATTGCCACCTTGCCAGAACCCGGATTACTGAACGGACGATCCGAAATTGATATCTTTCCACCGGAAGCAAAACACAACATCACGCATGGCGGGAGTGAGATAACCGGCCGAAAAACGTTTACGTATTACATTGTTCCACACCAAAATGGGTCGGTTACGTTGGCGAATTACTTTCAATGGGTTTACTTCGATCCGCAAACGGCTCGTTACGACACGCTTCGGCCCCAATTACAACTTCAGGTTGGGGGCAATGGAGCGGGGGTTGTAACGAACACAAACATAACCAGTAGTTCAATAGTCACGAACGGCGAGACTGTTCCGGGCACACCGGTGGTCAATTCAATCTATGCTGGTATCGAAGGAATGGACAGCACCCGGCAGCCGGTTAGTGTTTCAGTACTTATTCGATCAGTAGCTAATGTGTTGATTTTGATCATGTTGCTGGGTATGGTTTTTGTGTTGATTAAAAAATAAACTTGGGCTGAAAGACGGGTTGTCTTTTGGTTACTAATCGGGGATGAAGTCCCAAAACAGGTAGCATGAGTAGTACTTACGGAACATTATTTAAGATTTCTACATTTGGCGAATCGCACGGGTCCGCCATTGGTGTTGTCATTGATGGCTGCCCGGCGGGGCTGGCGTTTGATACCGATTTTATTCAACACGAATTAGACCGGCGGAAACCCGGTCAATCACGGATTACAACCCAACGGCGCGAAGCTGACGAGTTCGACGTGCTGTCCGGCGTTTTTGAGGGCCATACCCAGGGAACCCCCATTGCCCTGATTATTCGAAATACCGATCAGCGCAGTAAAGATTATGGGCATATTTCGGAGCAGTTTCGGCCTTCCCACGCCGATTATACCTACCAGACCAAATACGGTTCACGGGATTATCGGGGAGGAGGGCGCTCATCAGCTCGCGAAACGGCAGCGCGTGTGGCGGCTGGGGCCGTGGCTAAATTACTGCTTGCCCAGGCGGGTGTCCAGATCACAGCCTACGTTTCGCAGGTTGGAAAACTAAAACTTGAAAAAGCCTATCCGGAACTGAACCTGGCGCTTGCTGAAGAGAATGCGGTGCGTTGCCCCGACCCTGAAACGGCCGAGCAGATGTTCCAGTACATTGATGGCATTCGCAAACAGGGCGACTCCATTGGCGGCATTGTCGATTGTGTAGTTACCGGCCTGCCTGCTGGCCTGGGTGAACCCGTATTCGACAAACTCCATGCAGAATTGGGTAAAGCCATGCTCAGTATCAATGCGGTAAAAGGCTTCGAGTACGGCAGTGGATTCGCTGGTGTAGAACAGCTTGGCTCCGAGCATAATGACGAATTCTATACCGATGAGAGCGGGCGGGTGCGTACGAAAACAAACAAGTCGGGAGGGATTCAGGGCGGAATTAGCAACGGCGAGGATATTTACTTCCGAACGGCTTTCAAACCCGTAGCCACGATTATGCAGGATCAGGACAGTGTCGACGTACATGGCCAACCTGTAACGGTGTCAGGAAAAGGTCGACATGACCCTTGTGTCGTTCCCCGTGCCGTTCCCATTGTCGAAGCGATGGCTGCTTTGGTGCTAGTCGATATGTATTTACGAAATAAGGCGGCCAAGGTGTAAACGACCCTGATCCAATCAAAATGGGTATCTTTGATTAACCAGCAATGCTCAACATGGAAACAACAGCAACGTCTTC
It encodes:
- a CDS encoding BatD family protein, which codes for MFLAIFRKVVVLFFCFLFSGFGQSIDNLSSIELGSTTFPIERPFTISLIIPNSETRATVTFPDIAGFVKKGTSTSVTPVEVGGKMLTSQVITQNYQAKAPGRFRLPPFTIMMNGEIVRSEGATLIVQPSATLSVPGSATLNTVAVVPEGAAFLSLRASRQAIYTGAEVGLTLSFFVADNYPYELSFHALDKQLQTIVKKIRPANSWEENVPINDLKPIPVVIRKKKFREYRIFQSVFFPLSNQSLRIPAVSLQLNRRPVIGPPSPQPETAVFTSQPLIVSVKSLPVHPLRGRVPVGTFRLEEALERQHVVAGKSVRYTFSISGKGNIATLPEPGLLNGRSEIDIFPPEAKHNITHGGSEITGRKTFTYYIVPHQNGSVTLANYFQWVYFDPQTARYDTLRPQLQLQVGGNGAGVVTNTNITSSSIVTNGETVPGTPVVNSIYAGIEGMDSTRQPVSVSVLIRSVANVLILIMLLGMVFVLIKK
- the aroC gene encoding chorismate synthase, whose amino-acid sequence is MSSTYGTLFKISTFGESHGSAIGVVIDGCPAGLAFDTDFIQHELDRRKPGQSRITTQRREADEFDVLSGVFEGHTQGTPIALIIRNTDQRSKDYGHISEQFRPSHADYTYQTKYGSRDYRGGGRSSARETAARVAAGAVAKLLLAQAGVQITAYVSQVGKLKLEKAYPELNLALAEENAVRCPDPETAEQMFQYIDGIRKQGDSIGGIVDCVVTGLPAGLGEPVFDKLHAELGKAMLSINAVKGFEYGSGFAGVEQLGSEHNDEFYTDESGRVRTKTNKSGGIQGGISNGEDIYFRTAFKPVATIMQDQDSVDVHGQPVTVSGKGRHDPCVVPRAVPIVEAMAALVLVDMYLRNKAAKV